The genomic interval GCAACCCAGCCATTAAATATATTTTCTCTGGGTATGCTTTTTCTAGTGCGTACATACGCCCTGTATAAGTAGAGTCTATTGCAGGTATAAAGAAGCGATTAACTCCAGCATCTGTAGCGCGTTGAATCATTTCTGATTGATCTTCATCAAAAGATTCACTGTATAGATGAGTATGTGTGTCTGTAAATTTCATAGATCGCAAAAATACTTGCTTCTATAGAAAGGTATTCTTTTTTATGCACCTAATTTTTGAGATAGTTGTTGTGCCTTCTCATGCACTTCTGCCTCAAACGGGATTTTCTCAAGTAGCTTAATAGTTTCTACCGTATTCTCTTGCTTGAGAAAAATGAGCGCCTGATAAAACTGAGCTTTATACTTAAAGACTGAGGATCCATTAATTAGTTTTTGAAACTTATTTTAAAAGAATAAACACTTGTAAGTTATTTTGTTGGCAAAAATTTCAGCTATCAGTTTATTGTAAACAGAAAAGGTATTTCTTTTAATCGATTAACAAATAGTAGTATCGAGCAAACACATTACTGAAAATGTGCAAGGATTTTAATTCATACTTCAAGAATTCAAATCAAATTTTAAATAATCCAAAAGGGTACTCAAAAATAGCATCAAACCTATATCGTTTTTTAAAAGTTCCAAAAACCACAAAGCTTATTATAAGTCCAGAAAGTATTTTAAACTTTATTCCTTTTTCCGCACTCCTTACTTCTAATGATGAGTCTGTGCAGTTAAGAAAAAAACCTTACTTAATCAAAGAGTCTAAAGTCACTTATATACAATCTACCCATTTGTATCTAACGGAAGATAACCACCTAAAAAGAGATTTATCTGTATTAGGCATTTTCCCAGTATTTGAAAATACAGACAGAGCACTAACTCACTCTATAAAAGAAGCCAATAAAATTGATACGCACACAAACCTTACAACTCTCATGAATAGTCAGGCTACAAGAGCCGCATTTTTGCTGGAAGCTGAAAAATTTGATATCCTCCACTTATCTACGCATGCAAATTCAGGAAATTTTAGCATCCCAGCGTCACTTTCGTTTTATGATCAAGACATCACTGTCAGTCACATTTACGGAGAACAATGGTCACCAGACCTTGTGGTGCTTAGTGCATGTGAGACAGGTGTAGGAAAACTAATTTATGGAGAAGGCAGCCAGAGTTTAGCTCGAGCGTTTCACTATGCTGGAGCTAAGAATATTTTATTCTCGCAATGGAAAGTAAATGACCTTTCTACTTCAGTACTGATGGGAGATTATTACAAAAACCTAATTAAAACAAAATCACGAGATATAAGCTTACAAAAAGCACAACTATCATACCTCTCAAACACATCTATTAGTGACTCTCGTATGTCTCCATATTACTGGGCAAGTTTTGTGTATTATGGAACCACAGATACACCAAAACATTTAGAAAATAATTGGTGGCTATGGGGTGCTATTTTTATTATACTATTTTTACTTTTTATTATAATAAAAAAATATGCCTTCACTTCGCGAGTTTCTTCTATCTAAAGATTATTGCCGTATTAGACTTTTTCCTACAGTCACAAATCATTTAGAGATGAAGGCAAAAATAAATGGTGTTGAAGGTTCCTTTATTTTAGATACTGGTGCTTCTAGTTCTTGTATTGATTTTAGTTATGCAGAGAAATTTAATCTGCGTTCTGAAGATAGTGAAGTCCTTGCTGCTGGAGCTGGAGCTACAGATATGATCACTAAGCTTTCGCGAAAAAATAGTATCCAAATACAAAAATGGAAATATCATAGACTAGACATTGTCCTCTTTGATCTCACACATGTAAATACAGCCCTAGAAAATCATAATGTAGCACAGGTACATGGTATCTTAGGAGCAGACTTACTTAATCAAGGTAAAGGTATTATTGATTATCAATACAACTGCTTGTATCTTAAATAAGTTTTATTTTAACTGGTGACGCTAATCTCACAAGATTGTTATTTTTCATAAATACAGCTTAGACTACTGCAAAACAGCTATTTAAAAATTTAACACTTATAAAAAAGTCCAATATCAAGTTTCAAACGTTTAATTAATTAAGAATACATTAGTCAGTAAAAACTGACTTCTTATATTTTTTCAAAACAACATTTGCGGCCGCATTGGTTTTGAATTAGCCTTAATTTAATAAAAAATTAAACTTGATTATGAAATATTTTCAAATTCTAGCAACAACCCTACTCTCTACTGTCTTACTAACTTCTTGTTCTGACGATTTCACTGAAGTGACTACAGAACCTGTCGAAATCGAAGTATCAAATGATATAACAGGCGCCGAAGAAGCTTTCCCTGGACAAACCGGGCGTATAGAATCCATGTATGATGGACTTAACCAAATAAAACTAACAAGTATAAATGACACCTACGTTTTTGAAGGTGATATCTTATTTAAAAAAGACCAGCTTAAACACGATTTAGGTGACTCACAACAACGTAGTACAGGGCGCACAAGTGGCCGATGGGCAAATAATACAGTGTATTATGCTATTGACCCTGCATTACCTAATCAAACAAGAGTGTATGATGCTATAGCAAATTGGGAAGCAAATACGTCCGTACGATTTGTGCAACGTACATCAGAAAACGACTATGTATATTTTACTCCTGGAGGAGGTTGTTCCTCTTACGTAGGCCGCATAGGCGGACGTCAAGAAATATCTCTTGCTAGTGGTTGTACAACAGGAAGCACTATCCATGAGATAGGACATGCTGTAGGTTTGTGGCATGAGCAAAGTCGCGTTGATCGTGATGAGTATATCACAATAAATTTTGACAATATACAAGCTGGTGTTGAGTATAATTTCTTAACCTACGTAGCTCAAGGACAAGATGGTACAGAGTTTACAGACGCATTAGACTTTAACTCTGTAATGCTATATAGCTCGTATGCTTTTAGTGGAAATGGTCAGCCTACGATTACAAAACTTGACGGATCTACATATAGCACTAACCGTAGCGGACTTTCATCTGGAGATATTGCTGGTATTAATCAGATGTATCCTGGAGATGGAGGAAACGGTGGCGATGGTGGCAGCTCAGATGTGTGTGATGGAATCGCAGCATACAACGGCAGCATAAGTTATAACATTGGAGATCGCGTTACTTATCAAGGCGGAGCTTACGAAAGAGTCTCTGGAGGATGGAATTATCTAGGAGAATGTACCGTCACAGAACCTGCAGATATTTGTGAGGGAGTTGCTCCATATCAAGGTGGTGTCTCTTACAGCGTAGGTGATCTTGTTACTTACCAAGGCTACCTGTATGAACGTAGAACTTATAACTGGTCGCGTATAGGTCAGTGCGGATAAACTCAACCCCCTATACTTTTTAATTAGTAAGAAAGCCACTTTTCAAAAAAGTGGCTTTTTTTTCATTTGAATATGTGCTCTCATAAATCTTCCTTAATACTGGGTTAATTTTGCTATAAACCCACCGATTAATTAGAATGATTAGGACATATTTGTACATACCAATCTAAATAAATATTATGGCCATTCTAGGTACCCTTATAAAAAGCGCAATTGACTTAAAGGACTCACTCACAAGTGATGCAAATCCTATTGAAGAGCAACAAAATGTTCTAAAAAATCTTCTTGATACCGCAAAAGATACCGCATTCGGTAAGTATTACGGATTTACTCAACTACTAGAAGAAGAGGATTTGAATTCCGCTTTCGCGAAAGCGATTCCCTATCACGACTATACTCAAATGAATGAAAAATGGTGGGAACGTATTAAAGAGGGAGTAGAGGATATTACATGGCCAGGAAAACCAAATTACTTTGCGTTAAGCAGTGGTACAACTGGTAAGAAAAGTAAAAGAATACCAGTAACAGATGATATGGTTGCAGCTATTAGAAGTACGAGCCTTGCACAAGTATCTGCACTAGCTCATTATGACCTACCAGCAGACTTTTTTGACAAAGAGGTAATGGCGCTAGGAAGCTCTACAGATCTAAGTGAGCACGATGAGTTTCTAGAAGGTGAGATAAGTGGTATTACAGCAAGTAACATTCCCTTTTGGTTTAAGGGCTTTTACAAACCTGGAGAAGATATCGCAAAAATTGACAACTGGGATGAACGGGTAAAAACAATAGCAGAGCGTGCAAAAACTTGGGATATAGGAGCTTTAAGTGGCATTCCTTCATGGATGGAGCTTATGCTTAAGGAAGTAATAGCATACCACAAAGTTGATACTATACATGATATCTGGCCCAATCTTGAAGTATTTACAAGTGGAGGTGTAGCATTTCAACCTTATGAAAAGAGTTTTAGACAATTACTTAATCGTGACATCACGATTATAGATACTTACCTAGCTTCAGAAGGTTTCATGGCGTACCAAAGCAGACCAGAAACAACTGCAATGAAACTTTCTACAGATGCAGGTATTTATTTTGAGTTTGTACCTTTTAAGCCAGAATACATTAACGATGATGGGTCATTATCTCAAGATGCTCCTGCATTATCACTTAAGGATGTAAAAAAAGACGTTGATTATGTACTTATTATAAGTACAGTCTCTGGAACCTGGAGATATCTCATAGGTGATACGATTGCTTTTACTGATGTAGACCGCGCTGAAATTAAAATAACTGGACGTACAAAATTCTTTTTAAATGTTGTTGGGTCACAACTCTCTGTAAATAAAATGGAGGATGCCTTGAGAGATTTAGAAAAATCATTTGATATTGAGATTCCTGAATTCACACTAAGTGCAAAAAAGATTGATGGAGAATTTTATCACTGCTGGTATCTAGGAACGACTACTTCTGTAAGTGAAAATGAACTTGCAGAGGCTTTAGACAAGTCTTTGAAAGAAGCAAATAAAAATTATGGCGTGGCTAGAGGGAAATCTTTAAAAGGTGTCAAAGTAACAGTTATCAATCCTGAGGTATTTCACGAATGGAGCGGGGCCAATAAGAAAAAAGGAGGGCAAGTTAAAATGGAGAAAGTCATGGGAGAAGAAAAATTTGCCGAATTCGAAGATTTTGTAAAAAAGCAATTATAATACCTAAAAGAGGTACATAAGAAAAGCGTTATAGATTAATATCTATAACGCTTTTCTTTTACAAATTAATTTGAATCTTAATTATGTTCGTGTTCTAACATATGCATCACTTCCTCTGGAGACATGTAAAGACTACGTAGACGTTCTTTATAAAGTTCTGATATGTTAGCATGTTCTAAAATAAAGTTCTTTGTTTTTAAAATATAAGTACCCATACCGTGTGTGATAGCATAGACATCTGCCGTACGCTCTACTTCTCTTATATGAGCACCAGAATAAAGATATTTTATACCAAAGATTAACATCCCAAAACTAGAACGCTCTCTATAATCCATAACATGTCCTAGCTCGTGACCAAGCCACCCAGTCACAACATCATTAGGTACATCAGAAAATTTGAGCTCATCTTGATCAATTAAAATATTTCTTGATATTAATATTATGTAACTGCGCTTTTTTCTAGATTTGAAAAAACTAGCCCAAGTGGGTTGGGCTTGCATAGTTGACTTTTTTATATTTTCCTTAAATTGAAATGTAATTTCCGTGTCCCACAACTCAGGATAATGATTAAGCGCTAAGATGGCTTCATCATAAATTTCTTCTGGAATTGTTTTATTTTCCAAGTTAAGTGTACTGTCTTCTATCTCCACGATTTCTTTTTCATCCATAGATTCAAAATAGGGTTTATCAACATCTTGCGCTGTTAATGCGATACTAAAATTAGTTATTAAAATGAAAAATCTAGTGCGTATCTTCATAGTTAAAACATAGGTATGAAAAAAATGTTGATTTTGGAACTGATATGCTGTTTAGCTTTCGCGAAAGCGGTTACCGCTCAACAACCAAACTCTGTTTCTCAAATAACAGGCCAAGAGTTACTAAACAAAGTTATTGCTTTTCATGACCCAGCAAATAAATGGCCTTCCTTTAAAGGAACTTTTACAATTCTCTTAGAAAGCCCAAAGATGCAACCACGAAAAAGCACCGTAACTCTTAATTTACCAGAGGAGTATTTTAAGCTTGTTGAAAATAGAAATGGTAAGATTTCTACAAAAGAAGTTTCTGAAGAATGTTGTATTCTCTCTGATAAAGATATGCCTCCCACTAAAACAGCTCTAGATGATGATGT from Dokdonia sp. Hel_I_53 carries:
- a CDS encoding CHAT domain-containing protein, producing the protein MCKDFNSYFKNSNQILNNPKGYSKIASNLYRFLKVPKTTKLIISPESILNFIPFSALLTSNDESVQLRKKPYLIKESKVTYIQSTHLYLTEDNHLKRDLSVLGIFPVFENTDRALTHSIKEANKIDTHTNLTTLMNSQATRAAFLLEAEKFDILHLSTHANSGNFSIPASLSFYDQDITVSHIYGEQWSPDLVVLSACETGVGKLIYGEGSQSLARAFHYAGAKNILFSQWKVNDLSTSVLMGDYYKNLIKTKSRDISLQKAQLSYLSNTSISDSRMSPYYWASFVYYGTTDTPKHLENNWWLWGAIFIILFLLFIIIKKYAFTSRVSSI
- a CDS encoding retropepsin-like aspartic protease — translated: MPSLREFLLSKDYCRIRLFPTVTNHLEMKAKINGVEGSFILDTGASSSCIDFSYAEKFNLRSEDSEVLAAGAGATDMITKLSRKNSIQIQKWKYHRLDIVLFDLTHVNTALENHNVAQVHGILGADLLNQGKGIIDYQYNCLYLK
- a CDS encoding M12 family metallopeptidase, whose protein sequence is MKYFQILATTLLSTVLLTSCSDDFTEVTTEPVEIEVSNDITGAEEAFPGQTGRIESMYDGLNQIKLTSINDTYVFEGDILFKKDQLKHDLGDSQQRSTGRTSGRWANNTVYYAIDPALPNQTRVYDAIANWEANTSVRFVQRTSENDYVYFTPGGGCSSYVGRIGGRQEISLASGCTTGSTIHEIGHAVGLWHEQSRVDRDEYITINFDNIQAGVEYNFLTYVAQGQDGTEFTDALDFNSVMLYSSYAFSGNGQPTITKLDGSTYSTNRSGLSSGDIAGINQMYPGDGGNGGDGGSSDVCDGIAAYNGSISYNIGDRVTYQGGAYERVSGGWNYLGECTVTEPADICEGVAPYQGGVSYSVGDLVTYQGYLYERRTYNWSRIGQCG
- a CDS encoding GH3 auxin-responsive promoter family protein codes for the protein MAILGTLIKSAIDLKDSLTSDANPIEEQQNVLKNLLDTAKDTAFGKYYGFTQLLEEEDLNSAFAKAIPYHDYTQMNEKWWERIKEGVEDITWPGKPNYFALSSGTTGKKSKRIPVTDDMVAAIRSTSLAQVSALAHYDLPADFFDKEVMALGSSTDLSEHDEFLEGEISGITASNIPFWFKGFYKPGEDIAKIDNWDERVKTIAERAKTWDIGALSGIPSWMELMLKEVIAYHKVDTIHDIWPNLEVFTSGGVAFQPYEKSFRQLLNRDITIIDTYLASEGFMAYQSRPETTAMKLSTDAGIYFEFVPFKPEYINDDGSLSQDAPALSLKDVKKDVDYVLIISTVSGTWRYLIGDTIAFTDVDRAEIKITGRTKFFLNVVGSQLSVNKMEDALRDLEKSFDIEIPEFTLSAKKIDGEFYHCWYLGTTTSVSENELAEALDKSLKEANKNYGVARGKSLKGVKVTVINPEVFHEWSGANKKKGGQVKMEKVMGEEKFAEFEDFVKKQL